In one Pasteuria penetrans genomic region, the following are encoded:
- a CDS encoding APC family permease, whose translation MGWKSGLVAGAALQIDYILTCAVSVTSGTDAIIAALQPYFDLQPCRVPIASFFILFVMVLNLRGLRESGTIFAFPTYFFVTAMVVMVGSGFWQAMGDGEGVLPVPAPPDPHSTGVIWFLLLRAFASGCSALTGIEAVANATSTFHPPQSKRAARTLAILGLLLGSLLLGISLLVFSYRIIPESGGETTLLSQLNERIFGRGVVYYSIQAATALILILAANTAFSSFPVLSGIMAKDGFMPRIFALRGDRLNFSNGIIVLALAAIALVVLFRGDLHKLVPLYSIGVFLSFTLSQMGMVKRWYSLRPRGWLPRCFLNALGGIVTFVVLSICAITKFDQGAWLVLIFLPLLTLAFYRVRCHYDDVAEQLRLGPGEDAINPDEHLIIIPVSGINRVVRNTIAYVRSLSGQLVAVHISFDEEKGRELEKEWQNQYSDIRLVVIHSRYRSMINPLLRFVDHVSQSGGRNEGRKRKRRITVLVAEFIPVKWWHRILHNQSALLLRFFLLRYKDVVITTVPFRLKR comes from the coding sequence TTGGGTTGGAAGTCGGGTTTGGTGGCCGGTGCTGCCCTACAGATCGACTATATTCTTACTTGTGCGGTTAGTGTCACATCGGGTACGGATGCCATCATTGCAGCTCTGCAGCCCTATTTTGATCTACAGCCCTGTAGGGTTCCCATTGCCTCCTTCTTCATTCTGTTTGTGATGGTTCTCAACCTGCGTGGTTTACGTGAATCAGGTACGATTTTTGCCTTTCCCACATATTTCTTTGTCACCGCTATGGTGGTTATGGTTGGGTCAGGTTTCTGGCAGGCTATGGGTGATGGAGAGGGCGTGCTGCCTGTCCCTGCACCCCCTGATCCCCATTCAACAGGGGTGATCTGGTTCCTACTTCTCAGGGCCTTTGCTTCAGGTTGTTCTGCCCTTACGGGAATAGAGGCGGTGGCCAACGCGACATCTACTTTCCATCCCCCGCAGTCCAAGCGTGCTGCTAGGACGTTGGCCATTTTAGGATTATTGTTGGGTTCTTTGTTGCTGGGTATTTCTCTCCTCGTTTTTTCCTATAGAATTATACCAGAGAGCGGTGGGGAAACTACCCTACTTTCGCAGCTCAATGAGCGAATCTTTGGTCGTGGGGTCGTTTATTATAGTATCCAGGCTGCTACCGCTCTAATTTTGATTCTTGCCGCGAATACGGCTTTCTCTTCTTTTCCCGTGCTCTCAGGTATCATGGCTAAGGACGGCTTTATGCCAAGAATCTTTGCCCTACGGGGGGACCGTCTCAATTTCTCCAATGGGATCATTGTGTTGGCCCTTGCGGCCATTGCCTTAGTGGTTCTCTTTCGTGGGGATTTGCATAAGCTTGTTCCCCTCTATTCGATTGGCGTGTTTCTCTCATTTACGCTATCACAAATGGGTATGGTCAAACGTTGGTATTCCCTACGCCCCCGCGGTTGGTTGCCCCGGTGTTTTCTCAATGCTTTGGGGGGGATCGTGACATTTGTTGTCCTTTCCATTTGTGCAATTACCAAATTCGATCAAGGGGCTTGGCTTGTTCTCATTTTTCTTCCCCTGTTGACTCTAGCGTTTTACCGTGTTCGCTGCCATTATGATGATGTGGCTGAGCAGTTACGCCTGGGTCCTGGGGAGGATGCCATAAATCCGGATGAACATCTGATTATCATTCCCGTGAGCGGTATCAATCGTGTAGTGAGGAATACTATCGCCTATGTTCGAAGTTTGAGTGGGCAATTGGTAGCTGTTCATATTTCCTTTGATGAGGAGAAGGGGAGAGAATTAGAGAAGGAGTGGCAGAATCAGTATTCCGATATTCGGTTGGTAGTGATTCATTCCCGCTACCGTAGTATGATCAATCCCCTGCTTCGTTTTGTGGATCATGTAAGTCAGAGTGGGGGCAGAAATGAGGGTAGAAAGAGGAAACGGAGAATTACAGTTTTGGTTGCTGAATTCATTCCCGTGAAGTGGTGGCACCGCATTCTTCATAATCAATCGGCCCTGTTGCTCCGCTTTTTCCTACTCAGATATAAAGATGTTGTCATTACCACAGTTCCCTTTCGTCTCAAACGTTAG
- a CDS encoding M20/M25/M40 family metallo-hydrolase, translating to MINPQRLLDQFITLVQIDSETGQERAICDYLLQRCEQLGLIAHEDDSMVRTGHAAGNIIARSRTEGTPVLFSCHMDTVKPGVGVQPRVGKDYVTSDGTTVLGADDKAGLAALLEGLQVWQEKGRTLPPLEIVLTVGEEAGLVGMRNIDSSCLRSPYGFVLDCDGDVGSIVVSAPAQAVLQTTIYGRSAHAGLMPEKGISAIRIASRAISHMRLGRIDAETTANIGRFQGGVASNIIPDHVEILAEARSCNEAKLNTQVDHMERIFVRTAATYGGEVAITVERPYASFNRTREEPVVLHATRAVRCIGRTPKYVRSGGASDANVLTSYRIPTVNLGIGYEDVHTTKERISLRELNKAAELVVALWETCEHYQE from the coding sequence ATGATTAATCCGCAGCGTTTGTTGGATCAGTTTATTACCCTGGTTCAAATTGACAGTGAAACAGGACAAGAGCGGGCCATTTGCGATTACCTTCTACAACGTTGTGAGCAATTGGGACTCATAGCCCATGAGGATGATAGCATGGTTCGAACAGGACATGCGGCGGGTAATATCATCGCCCGTAGTAGGACGGAAGGTACACCTGTGCTTTTCAGTTGTCATATGGATACCGTAAAACCCGGTGTTGGTGTACAACCACGGGTGGGGAAGGATTATGTAACCTCCGATGGGACAACGGTTTTGGGTGCAGATGATAAGGCAGGTCTAGCAGCTCTTCTAGAGGGTTTGCAGGTTTGGCAGGAGAAGGGACGCACATTACCTCCTCTCGAAATCGTATTGACAGTAGGCGAGGAGGCAGGTTTGGTGGGTATGCGTAATATTGATTCCTCCTGCCTACGTTCCCCCTACGGTTTTGTGCTGGATTGTGATGGGGATGTGGGATCGATTGTGGTATCGGCTCCCGCGCAAGCAGTGCTACAGACAACAATTTATGGTCGTTCCGCTCATGCAGGTCTGATGCCTGAGAAGGGCATTAGTGCAATCCGAATCGCCAGCCGTGCCATTTCGCATATGCGGCTAGGCCGTATTGATGCGGAGACCACGGCCAATATCGGGCGCTTTCAAGGCGGCGTTGCTTCCAATATCATTCCCGATCATGTGGAAATTCTGGCGGAGGCACGTAGTTGCAATGAGGCTAAGCTTAACACGCAGGTGGATCATATGGAGAGGATTTTCGTTCGGACGGCAGCCACTTATGGTGGGGAGGTAGCTATTACCGTAGAAAGACCCTATGCCAGTTTCAACCGAACGAGGGAAGAACCTGTAGTGTTGCATGCTACCAGAGCTGTGCGCTGTATAGGTCGTACGCCAAAGTATGTACGTAGTGGTGGAGCTAGTGATGCTAATGTATTGACAAGCTACCGGATCCCGACGGTGAACTTAGGGATTGGGTACGAGGACGTGCATACTACCAAAGAGAGAATTTCCCTGCGGGAGTTGAATAAGGCTGCTGAATTGGTGGTGGCCCTATGGGAGACTTGCGAACACTACCAGGAGTAG
- a CDS encoding transposase: MASQRCNTIPNDYETEEIEQRETYLQNRLLSLVGTNQPSDIEFVFILLGLFFTEYASLYRKRYSGYHNTIGRPCIHILIPLIFYIIKEFLRCSDRMLIIQIPREGPLFKALGGKEGRPLMGERTLYESRNRLNVYEETEGYNVKEQFYSDFTQFLMGIVGMDPSIYRMDSTLIDSCIRKLSRNMLIFLVIRISVRTMAKLALPLPSEWEIFLQPDCGMADVNEAQAHSYRSLLLLPANHPTDKMKRRATLLEICLALKHFGNQYKEFQSAPVHILLQRVIGEQTEGVEQEGQKRLMVRSTSPSGSLQSPFDPDAQCRIKGKQLCRGYVCNLVEARDEVKRLSILTHVNTQGALHSDKDFGVDYISNHAPGDNKTLYFDGGYNCHEVREAAKERTIDIHPTDRMGRKENPSKKRVSGFKRGKDGKIHQCPGGKTPDSSTYQPGEKGKGKIVARFHEGTCGGCKFAEQCAAKPLKRGERVLRTTDQSYSTAEQRDKMEQPGYKEKGNRRAAVEGVCSSMKNRFQAAKMKVRGKTRVARAMMAKGSAYNLSQAVRYLQKKIRKIRIRSPITT; this comes from the coding sequence ATGGCTTCCCAACGTTGTAACACAATACCCAATGACTACGAAACAGAGGAAATAGAACAAAGGGAAACTTACTTGCAGAATCGTCTATTATCCCTGGTGGGTACGAATCAACCTTCTGATATAGAATTTGTTTTCATCCTCCTTGGCCTGTTCTTCACCGAATATGCATCCTTATATAGGAAGAGATACAGTGGTTACCACAATACCATTGGGAGGCCATGCATACATATACTCATACCATTGATTTTCTACATAATCAAGGAGTTTTTACGGTGTAGCGACCGTATGCTGATCATTCAAATTCCACGCGAAGGCCCTCTCTTTAAGGCATTGGGTGGTAAAGAAGGTAGACCACTTATGGGTGAAAGAACACTATATGAGAGTCGAAATCGCCTCAATGTCTATGAGGAAACCGAAGGCTATAATGTGAAGGAACAGTTCTACTCCGACTTCACCCAATTTTTGATGGGGATCGTGGGCATGGATCCCAGTATTTATCGGATGGATTCAACCCTTATCGACAGCTGTATCAGGAAACTGAGCCGCAATATGTTGATTTTCTTGGTGATTAGGATTTCGGTTCGTACGATGGCCAAACTTGCCCTACCTCTTCCTTCCGAATGGGAGATCTTCTTGCAACCAGATTGCGGGATGGCCGATGTGAACGAAGCCCAGGCCCATTCTTATAGGTCCCTCCTCCTTCTACCAGCGAATCACCCAACGGACAAGATGAAACGGAGGGCAACACTGCTAGAGATTTGCCTAGCCCTCAAACACTTTGGGAACCAGTACAAGGAGTTTCAATCCGCCCCAGTCCATATACTGTTGCAAAGGGTGATAGGAGAGCAGACAGAGGGAGTTGAACAGGAAGGGCAAAAGAGACTCATGGTGCGTTCCACCTCGCCATCAGGCAGTCTGCAAAGCCCCTTTGATCCAGACGCCCAATGTCGTATCAAGGGTAAGCAATTGTGTAGAGGGTATGTTTGTAACCTTGTCGAGGCCCGTGATGAGGTGAAGAGATTGAGTATACTCACCCATGTGAATACCCAAGGGGCACTTCATTCCGATAAGGATTTTGGAGTTGACTATATATCCAACCATGCACCAGGGGACAACAAGACCTTGTATTTCGACGGAGGGTACAACTGCCATGAGGTAAGGGAGGCGGCTAAAGAACGTACTATCGATATACACCCAACCGATAGGATGGGAAGAAAGGAAAATCCCAGTAAAAAAAGGGTAAGCGGGTTCAAGAGGGGGAAGGATGGAAAGATCCATCAGTGTCCTGGTGGCAAGACCCCCGACTCATCCACGTACCAACCCGGAGAGAAGGGCAAGGGTAAGATAGTGGCCCGCTTCCATGAGGGGACCTGCGGGGGATGTAAATTTGCCGAGCAATGTGCAGCCAAACCTCTGAAGAGGGGGGAAAGAGTCCTGCGCACCACAGATCAGTCCTATTCAACGGCGGAACAACGAGACAAAATGGAGCAACCGGGGTACAAAGAGAAGGGGAATCGTCGTGCGGCTGTGGAGGGGGTTTGTTCTTCTATGAAGAACCGTTTTCAGGCGGCCAAAATGAAGGTGCGTGGTAAGACGAGGGTGGCACGGGCCATGATGGCAAAAGGATCTGCTTATAATTTATCCCAGGCCGTTCGTTATCTTCAAAAGAAGATCAGGAAGATAAGGATAAGATCACCCATAACTACATAG